The DNA region AGCATTTGACCGGCTAGAATTGTCTCTGTCAACACACACATcgcacaggtcagtgcagcattcttcagCATCCTTGGGACATTTCAAAAATCATGGAAAAAAATACTATGGGATCTTAGTGTGGTACATAAATGTGTTATTCAATTTAAAATATCAAGGAGTTTACAGTCCTTACCTTACCTATGTGTCCCTTTTACCTCcatagaaaaataaatgtaatttaaatagaattttatgtAAATTTGTTCAAGTATTAAAAGGCATTGTAAAATCATTAATAACTATATAAATGTTTCTCTCTTAATAGTACAGATGTAGAATATACAAGTATTTTTAACCAAGCATCAGCGTATGGATTCATTCAGCCGTCAGCAATTTCAATCCACCCACTCatactgaagttataaggagtgtttcagcctGGACGGGGTTTTGACAGGGGTCATTCACATATATCAGTCTTAAAGGTTCAGTTACAAGAACAGTCACTTAAGTTATTATAATTGGGGTAACAAGAGGTTAGCAAATAGTCAACTAATTAAATTTGACATAAATGTTATATAAGGAACCcagagagtaaaaaataaaatacaagaaacTTTCATGATATAAGATAAACATTTGTTACAAAGAAGTTAAGAATGTATTCATGCTCAAGAAATCCTTTACCAAAaaggtttattttaaaaacagaactTAAAACCTGAACATTACCTCATATTTTACTCATACTGTACATAATGTACACACCCACATATATACACAGGTTTTCTGTTCAGTAGTATTCTGAGCTCACAGTACTAATACCAGTCATACTGGCAAGTTTTAGTGCAAAAGTTTTTAATCTCTGTCCTGAGCACTGAGGTGATGTACAGACTATGTGTACAGATAAACAATAGACTGCTGACAACTGTAGTGACATATACATGTGTATCAAATTATTATAGTCTTATTATGGCATTTTCAGAACATGTAGTCTAAACGTGGTTCTTTACATTACAGTGCACTTTTCCTCAGCTTTGGATTTCATCTCCACCAGCGTGGCCTGAGCTTTCTCTTTGATCTGATCCATGTCCATGTTTTGAATGTTCTGCATTTGCTCCAGTATGGTCTGCTTTTCTTCTTCCTCTGGAGCTTCTCCGTCCACCATCTTCACCATTTCCTCAGGCACATCAATGTCATCCCCAGCCTGCTGGATCATGATCTCATCCTGCTCACTCTACAAAACAGCAAGGAAAACAAATCAAAAGACAGATCATTTGGTCGTTCTAGAATGTTTATCTAATTTATCTAATATTAAATTTAGATTAGGAACAAAATAAGTGTTATAGATATTTAGATATGTTGATAAATGCATCAGGACACATTGGCTCATTTACTGTTTCgtctgaaatcaaggatattaaataaattacattagaGTTTATGCTGTTTATGTTGGAGTAGTAACTTTATCTACTGCCCAGGAGTAGCatgaaattatccaaaagcagtgtgtaagactggtggaggagaacatgccaagatgcataaaacctttgattaaaaaccaggattattcaaccaaatatttatttctgaactcttaaaagtttatgaatatgttaataatttgttttcttagcattatttgaggtctgaaagctctgcatcttttttgatacaTTTATCAATATCACTGAATTAAAGGTTTAGGAATGAAATAGTAATTGGGCTGGGCACCTACCACAGTGACACTGGATGAGCCCAGTCGCCAGCACTGCTGACACAGTGTTAGCGGTGTTGCATAAGACTGGTTGCCATAATCGCTAACGCGTTAGCAATGTTGAATGATGCTTTCTATGCATGTCCTGATTAAGCACCGCCACAAATGGAAACAAAAAAACGCATCAGCCGCATTTTGAAAAGTGTCACATGTATCAGATGTGCCCGTCTTCACCCGTATTTGAATGGGCATTGGCTAATTAGCCTTTTAAAATTGGTAGAAATTGGGCAAAATTTGACAGTAAATTttgaatatgtatattttttacaatgtatATGAAGTTAGCAGAGTACTAACCTAAACTTCGACCCCCTTTCAACCTGCATGGGTTTACCAGCTTGTACAGAATTAAGCTGAGTGGTGCTTTAAACCTCCGCAGCCGAGACAGATGGACTGAACGCTCTCAGTCATCTACGGTCTTTCCAAAGCCCTTAATTCTGTTTCTGTGCTCTAATCTCTTGGCGTGATGCAGCAGCACTGCGTGGCTAGTTCACAAATAGCACTACTGCTACCTGCATGATCTACAATCACTCTTACTGTGAACTGTGGCTAATCCTGTGCTGCACTGTGTGGGGTAGAGGATGAAGA from Astyanax mexicanus isolate ESR-SI-001 chromosome 22, AstMex3_surface, whole genome shotgun sequence includes:
- the cplx4b gene encoding complexin-4b, whose product is MARDGMSREEYEEYQKQLVEEKMERDAEFATKKAERACLRSCLRDKYRIPKSEQDEIMIQQAGDDIDVPEEMVKMVDGEAPEEEEKQTILEQMQNIQNMDMDQIKEKAQATLVEMKSKAEEKCTVM